The uncultured Pseudodesulfovibrio sp. genome includes a region encoding these proteins:
- the rarD gene encoding EamA family transporter RarD translates to MPHIDPKQKSYGFAAALAAFFGWGLLPVYWKSLITVNPFEILCHRVVWSLVFIAIILTLRRGWNDTFAPFKSKRDLLILTGSSLMIGFNWLLYIWAVNTGHVLDTSLGYYINPLVNVLLGFIFLRERLRPLQMVAIGLAALGVINSVIAHGQLPWISLALAVSFGLYGLLRKVASVESLPGLFLETLVLGPFALGYILWLQANGASALFQQGLGVDLLLIGAGVVTAMPLIGFAYGARRLQLTTMGLLQYLAPSIAFLLGVFLYKEPFNASHLTTFALIWSGLAVYTVESVVTMRSHRRLAKS, encoded by the coding sequence ATGCCCCATATCGATCCCAAGCAGAAATCCTACGGCTTCGCCGCCGCCCTGGCCGCCTTCTTCGGCTGGGGGCTCCTGCCCGTCTACTGGAAATCCCTGATCACGGTGAACCCCTTCGAGATCCTCTGTCACAGAGTGGTCTGGTCCCTGGTCTTCATCGCCATCATCCTGACTCTGCGCCGGGGATGGAACGACACCTTCGCCCCGTTCAAGTCCAAACGCGACCTGCTCATCCTGACGGGCAGCTCGCTGATGATCGGATTCAACTGGCTGCTCTACATCTGGGCCGTGAACACCGGGCACGTCCTGGACACCAGCCTGGGCTACTACATCAACCCTCTGGTCAACGTCCTGCTCGGCTTCATCTTCCTGCGAGAGAGGCTCCGGCCGCTCCAGATGGTCGCCATCGGCCTGGCCGCCCTGGGCGTGATCAACTCGGTGATCGCCCACGGGCAACTGCCCTGGATATCCCTGGCTCTGGCGGTAAGCTTCGGCCTCTACGGACTGCTGCGCAAGGTCGCCTCGGTGGAATCCCTGCCCGGTCTGTTCCTGGAAACCTTGGTCCTCGGCCCCTTTGCTCTGGGCTACATCCTCTGGCTCCAGGCGAACGGCGCGTCCGCCCTGTTCCAACAGGGGTTGGGCGTGGACCTGCTGCTCATCGGGGCGGGCGTTGTCACGGCCATGCCGCTCATCGGTTTCGCATACGGAGCCAGACGCCTGCAGTTGACCACCATGGGCCTGCTCCAATACCTGGCTCCGTCCATCGCCTTCCTGCTCGGTGTGTTCCTCTACAAGGAACCGTTCAACGCCAGCCACCTGACGACCTTTGCCCTGATCTGGTCCGGTCTGGCCGTGTACACCGTGGAGTCGGTCGTGACCATGCGCTCCCACCGTCGGTTGGCGAAGTCCTGA
- the hgcA gene encoding mercury methylation corrinoid protein HgcA: MAPESVCPPPSQQDDAPCUGPKPDPRAGVFEKPGYTIEPFVDGFVSTPAGPVPRVRTHMLPSDRLGTALARLGATRSHYKVVPGLYCVGDPTPDSPVLVTANYKLTFDAVRRELSGIDAWLLVADTRGINVWCAAGKGLFATGEIVYSVNNAKLQQLVNHRNIILPQLGATGVAGREVKKACGFKVIWGPVRAEDLSDFLNNGNQADQNMRMVTFPLKERAVLIPVEIFLLWKPLVWTLPALLLLSGIGPDVFSLSALWHRGITALLATLIGIFAGCCAVPLLLDRLPWRSFWPKGALAGAVAGLAAALLLPLSGWLEPMAVLLWTTSVSSYLAMNFTGSTPYTSPSGVEKEMRQGIPLQAVAGLAALALWLTAPFLK, encoded by the coding sequence ATGGCCCCGGAAAGCGTTTGTCCACCGCCCTCGCAGCAGGACGACGCGCCCTGTTGAGGCCCCAAGCCGGACCCCCGTGCCGGGGTCTTTGAAAAACCGGGATACACCATAGAGCCGTTCGTCGACGGTTTCGTCAGCACTCCAGCCGGCCCTGTCCCCCGTGTGCGCACGCACATGCTGCCTTCCGACAGGCTGGGTACGGCCCTAGCCCGCCTGGGGGCGACCCGCAGCCACTACAAGGTGGTGCCCGGTCTTTACTGCGTAGGCGACCCGACTCCGGATTCACCTGTCCTGGTCACGGCCAATTACAAGCTGACTTTCGACGCCGTACGACGCGAACTGTCGGGCATCGACGCATGGCTGCTCGTGGCCGATACCCGCGGCATCAACGTCTGGTGTGCAGCGGGCAAGGGGCTGTTTGCCACCGGCGAGATCGTCTACAGCGTGAACAACGCCAAGCTCCAACAGTTGGTGAACCATCGAAACATCATCCTGCCGCAGCTCGGGGCCACGGGCGTGGCCGGACGCGAAGTCAAAAAAGCGTGCGGCTTCAAGGTGATCTGGGGACCGGTGCGGGCCGAGGATCTGTCGGATTTTCTCAACAACGGCAACCAGGCCGACCAGAACATGCGCATGGTGACCTTCCCCCTGAAGGAACGGGCCGTGCTCATCCCGGTGGAAATCTTCCTGCTCTGGAAGCCGCTGGTCTGGACCCTGCCCGCGCTCTTGCTGCTTTCGGGCATCGGGCCGGACGTGTTCTCGCTGTCCGCTCTGTGGCATCGGGGTATAACGGCCCTGCTGGCCACCCTTATCGGGATCTTTGCGGGCTGCTGCGCTGTGCCCCTGCTGCTCGACAGACTGCCATGGCGGTCCTTCTGGCCCAAGGGCGCGCTGGCCGGCGCCGTGGCCGGACTTGCGGCCGCGCTTCTGCTGCCCTTGTCCGGATGGCTTGAACCAATGGCCGTCCTGTTGTGGACCACGTCCGTTTCGTCTTATCTGGCCATGAACTTCACCGGCTCCACGCCCTACACCTCGCCCTCGGGCGTGGAAAAGGAAATGCGCCAGGGCATCCCGCTCCAGGCCGTGGCCGGGCTGGCGGCCCTGGCCCTGTGGCTGACCGCGCCGTTCCTCAAGTAA
- a CDS encoding metalloregulator ArsR/SmtB family transcription factor, with amino-acid sequence MFFTPPLHSEDEAFLAEVCKGLAHPARIRILRQLLTEHTCTCGQLVGELPLAQSTVSQHLKILKEAGLVRGEVDGPRTCYCVDRETVDKFGPLIRALLSITPEMP; translated from the coding sequence ATGTTTTTCACCCCTCCCCTGCACAGCGAAGACGAAGCGTTCCTGGCCGAGGTCTGCAAGGGACTGGCCCACCCGGCTCGTATCCGCATCCTCAGACAACTGCTGACCGAACACACCTGCACCTGCGGACAGCTCGTCGGCGAATTGCCCCTGGCCCAATCAACGGTCAGCCAGCACCTCAAGATTTTGAAGGAGGCCGGGCTGGTGCGCGGCGAAGTGGACGGTCCCCGGACCTGCTACTGTGTGGATCGCGAGACCGTGGATAAATTCGGCCCGCTCATCAGGGCGCTCCTGTCCATAACACCGGAGATGCCATGA
- the hgcB gene encoding mercury methylation ferredoxin HgcB codes for MKNFRYLDGVTTLALDTDVCIGCGSCVEVCPHRILEMREKKAAILDPDACMECGACATNCPVRAVTVTPGVGCASYLISVWLHRLTGRKVDSACC; via the coding sequence ATGAAGAATTTCCGCTACCTGGACGGCGTGACCACCCTGGCGCTGGATACCGATGTCTGCATCGGCTGCGGATCGTGCGTGGAGGTTTGTCCGCACCGCATCCTCGAGATGCGTGAAAAAAAGGCGGCCATACTCGACCCCGACGCGTGCATGGAATGCGGAGCCTGCGCCACCAACTGCCCGGTCCGGGCGGTGACGGTCACGCCCGGCGTAGGCTGTGCCTCCTACCTCATCTCGGTATGGCTGCACAGACTGACCGGGCGCAAGGTCGATTCCGCCTGTTGTTAG